A single genomic interval of Chitinophaga sp. 180180018-3 harbors:
- a CDS encoding non-ribosomal peptide synthetase: MKPIQELLQNAFDKYAGNTAVRYRGQHITYAEMEKLAGKYAHFIDQQSIAAGSFIGVHIKDKLGFIAAIIGVLSRGCIFVPIDPLLPFGRISVLAGLIDFTAIFTGEKELFADICDSKKVFNEIDVATGEYFTGSIFSGNYQPQDPIYTFFTSGTSGLPKAVLGRNESLSHFLTWEAGTFDVDETSCVSQFSAAGFDAVLRDIFLPLVFGATLCIPQENNIIFDQEMLINWLEDNNITHIHCVPGIFRLLKDCPLTALSLPRLRYIIMAGEELRPNELKSWFDIFRDRIGLVNLYGATEVTMAKTYYLISPEDVNMVRIPVGKAISNTQVFVMDKELQICDEQLTGDIYIRTPYRTLGYYNDEELNKSKFIPNPYNDDPDDMLYYSGDLGYMLPDGNLVFLGRKDDQVKIRGNRVACGEVENYLLRNPDISNCVVIVRDHVDEKELCCYYISNCLTPQEVRNYAREGLADYMVPAFFVRLLQFPLTVNGKIDKAALPEPTFTAVEYIPARSPIEATLVDLWSRILHLPAELISVNTTFFDTGGNSIRLMSLMSEIHKVFNVRISLQEIFNQSTIEEIAVLIQSGRSQHFTAIAPAPEKAYYRISFAQHRIYFACQLDTLNTAYNMPGRIELDPSLDRETIENAIQQLFDRHESFRTSFHLVDETCMQQIETGIKFTLEEAASEQRMDFVQPFNLAQAPLFRACLVRNGYSLHLLYDLHHIICDGTSEQILEKELLGLLNGKVLSPVNLQYRDFAEWEQSEAVRGEIEKQGQYWKNALNGNLPLLQLPVNYTRGNASQEEGIVLFSLDDTEQLIINRLRFSYGLTPAMVLHSVFHLVLAKICGQEDVITGMLSEGRMHVDAYAVIGMFVNFLPVLSSPSQSKRVGDFFMEMKTNMLAAQANSLYPFNELVAALNIKWSDTRNPVFDVVFNFVSGFTETEPNQEDVFLNQALKRGAKVDLLLTCKEIGKRMFLGMSYNRGLFEHATVETICRFFRRVLTSLEDKWDQAISDLDMFDAGEKVRMVSQLSEPLRQPLKFNTIQELYTHSFENYSDHIAIEWGDQSCSYRELNGRSAAVARSLADMRLPDKSFVGIYTDDRIGFISAVIGVLTAGHIFVPIDKKLPPERIKALLQEVSPAAVIVDDETRIPAFMADLCVIKWSDNPIFSPLLPPSIVYAPDDAVYVFFTSGSTGKPKAIIGRNESLCHFVEWEASRLQLDASCRVSQLTAPGFDAILRDIFVPILTGGTICIPPDRNLLFDPELLASWIQQQQITLLHCVPSIFRVLNEQTLFQKGSTALKHILLSGEEIKANELRQWYENSAEEVQLVNLYGPTETTMIKTCYFIRRIDGGNNKVAVGNAIAGSQVFILDERQQPVPHLVPGDIYIRTPYRTLGYFREGSLDKHTFQPNPFNSGDSDDLLYKTGDIGRLLASGALEYIGRKDNQVKIRGNRVAPGEIENMLIGFPGISQAAVLSVKDDNGEIDLVGYYTANKQLSVAVVRDYLGRTLPEYMVPVGLLQITSWPLLPNGKLDRNALPVWERSSDEYVLPRNEEEFRVQKIWSAILSSGKSPVSIHTKFFDAGGNSLKLMSLIAGIHREFDVRLSLGEVFKTPTIAGISTAIRKARPSSFLQQLRPREKQAYYPLTPSQQRLYFLQHLHPDSRAYTMYLKLDVTGLSIDSIHIALNKLVARHECLRTSFRLFNEQPIQIVHDQLELEVVEMEEQQLEEEFLQPFDLSVAPLLKAVIIAGKGKKNLFIKIHHIINDAVTERILSEEFSLLLLDQALPPLRIQYRDYERWKNSMTHRNRVDLQAKFWKNELAGRLPDIILPYDYPPIGSDKERPGTVTYFSLPPTLNEQVLALLKEHDLTLFMYLFTVYNVLLYRYSRNEELLTAFPAAGRNNPDLENVAGFFVNMLLVRSYPKPTQSFCNYVSFMKEKIGTILENSDYEFDWLMKDLQHSGVGSHALVKTVFTMQHAHRLYRFEEVDDNSASEYAFMNNMETKFELSLDAIEHTNTTRFRISYAHNLFHEHTIEKIKVHLIEIIQQTTANFYLTLEDISLSVDKRKAKLSTMNMGNEEFDL; this comes from the coding sequence ATGAAACCAATCCAGGAATTATTGCAAAACGCTTTTGATAAATATGCCGGCAATACCGCTGTCAGGTATAGGGGGCAGCATATAACTTATGCTGAAATGGAGAAACTGGCTGGTAAATACGCGCATTTTATTGACCAACAATCTATAGCAGCCGGCAGTTTTATTGGAGTACATATAAAAGATAAGTTGGGTTTTATAGCCGCCATCATAGGGGTTTTAAGCCGGGGATGCATTTTTGTGCCTATTGACCCGCTATTACCATTTGGCCGGATATCAGTATTGGCCGGATTGATAGACTTTACAGCTATTTTTACCGGAGAGAAAGAATTGTTTGCTGATATCTGTGATTCTAAAAAGGTGTTCAATGAAATTGATGTTGCTACAGGAGAATATTTTACGGGGAGCATCTTTTCCGGTAACTATCAGCCACAGGATCCCATTTATACTTTTTTTACTTCTGGTACCAGCGGTTTACCTAAGGCAGTACTGGGCAGAAATGAGAGCCTTTCTCATTTTCTTACATGGGAAGCAGGTACTTTTGATGTAGACGAAACGTCCTGCGTGAGCCAGTTTTCGGCCGCCGGATTTGATGCCGTGCTGCGGGATATTTTTCTTCCGCTTGTTTTTGGTGCTACGCTATGTATACCCCAGGAAAACAATATCATCTTTGACCAGGAGATGTTGATAAACTGGCTGGAAGATAACAACATCACACATATACATTGTGTACCTGGCATATTCCGTTTACTGAAAGACTGCCCACTAACTGCATTGAGTTTGCCCCGCCTTCGTTACATTATTATGGCAGGCGAAGAACTCAGACCAAACGAGCTGAAGTCGTGGTTCGATATATTCAGGGATCGCATAGGATTAGTGAATCTGTATGGCGCCACAGAAGTCACAATGGCAAAAACCTATTATCTTATTTCGCCTGAAGATGTAAATATGGTGAGAATTCCTGTTGGGAAAGCAATAAGTAATACACAGGTATTCGTAATGGATAAGGAACTGCAGATTTGTGATGAACAGCTTACAGGCGATATTTATATTAGAACTCCCTATCGCACTTTAGGCTATTATAACGATGAAGAACTGAATAAATCAAAATTTATTCCTAATCCTTATAATGATGACCCGGACGATATGCTATATTATTCTGGTGATTTGGGCTATATGCTGCCGGATGGAAATCTCGTTTTTCTGGGTAGAAAGGATGACCAGGTAAAGATCCGGGGTAATCGGGTAGCATGTGGAGAAGTAGAGAATTATCTGCTTAGAAACCCTGATATCAGTAATTGCGTGGTGATTGTAAGAGATCACGTAGACGAAAAGGAATTATGTTGTTACTATATATCCAATTGCCTGACGCCACAGGAAGTAAGGAACTATGCCAGAGAAGGGTTAGCAGATTATATGGTTCCGGCCTTTTTTGTCAGGCTGTTACAGTTTCCGTTGACTGTTAATGGCAAAATAGACAAAGCGGCATTACCAGAGCCCACTTTTACAGCGGTGGAGTATATTCCGGCACGCAGCCCGATTGAAGCAACGCTTGTAGATTTATGGAGCCGAATATTACATCTGCCGGCCGAATTAATAAGTGTGAACACCACTTTTTTTGATACCGGTGGAAACTCCATCAGACTGATGTCGTTGATGTCAGAGATCCACAAAGTCTTTAATGTCAGGATTTCTCTGCAGGAGATTTTTAATCAATCTACTATAGAAGAAATAGCGGTGCTTATACAGTCTGGCCGAAGTCAGCATTTTACAGCTATTGCACCCGCACCAGAGAAGGCATATTATAGGATATCCTTTGCGCAGCACCGCATTTATTTTGCCTGCCAATTGGATACATTGAATACCGCCTACAACATGCCAGGGCGTATTGAGCTGGATCCTTCACTCGATCGGGAGACAATTGAAAATGCCATTCAACAATTGTTTGACAGGCATGAAAGTTTTCGTACTTCATTTCATTTGGTAGATGAAACATGCATGCAGCAGATAGAGACTGGTATAAAGTTTACGTTGGAAGAAGCTGCCAGTGAACAAAGGATGGACTTTGTGCAGCCATTTAATCTTGCCCAGGCTCCCTTGTTCCGGGCTTGTCTTGTGAGAAATGGATATAGTTTACATCTGTTGTATGATTTACACCACATTATATGTGATGGTACCTCTGAACAAATATTAGAGAAGGAGTTGTTGGGTCTACTTAATGGCAAAGTGTTATCACCGGTTAACCTGCAATACAGGGATTTTGCGGAATGGGAGCAAAGTGAGGCTGTACGTGGTGAAATAGAAAAACAGGGACAATACTGGAAAAATGCATTGAACGGAAACCTGCCTTTGTTGCAGCTCCCCGTAAACTATACCCGTGGTAATGCCAGTCAGGAGGAGGGCATTGTGTTGTTTTCTCTGGATGATACTGAACAGTTGATAATCAATCGGCTGCGCTTCAGTTATGGTCTTACGCCAGCCATGGTGCTACACAGCGTATTTCATCTTGTGCTGGCTAAGATCTGTGGGCAGGAAGATGTTATTACCGGCATGTTGTCGGAAGGAAGAATGCATGTGGACGCCTATGCGGTTATTGGTATGTTTGTTAATTTTCTTCCGGTTCTCAGCAGCCCGTCACAGAGCAAACGGGTAGGTGATTTTTTTATGGAGATGAAAACCAATATGCTTGCCGCACAAGCTAATAGCCTATACCCTTTTAATGAACTGGTTGCAGCATTGAATATAAAATGGAGTGATACCCGTAATCCGGTTTTTGACGTGGTTTTCAATTTTGTGAGCGGTTTTACAGAAACGGAACCCAATCAGGAAGATGTATTCTTGAACCAGGCATTAAAAAGAGGAGCTAAAGTGGATTTGCTCCTGACCTGTAAAGAAATAGGCAAAAGGATGTTTTTAGGGATGAGTTATAACCGTGGGTTATTCGAGCACGCCACAGTTGAGACGATCTGCCGGTTCTTCAGGCGGGTGCTTACATCGCTGGAAGATAAATGGGATCAGGCTATCAGCGATCTGGACATGTTTGACGCTGGTGAAAAAGTACGGATGGTATCGCAGTTGTCAGAACCATTAAGACAGCCGCTGAAATTCAATACTATACAGGAACTGTATACACATAGCTTCGAAAATTACAGTGATCATATCGCCATTGAATGGGGGGATCAGTCATGCAGCTACCGGGAGCTGAACGGACGGTCTGCAGCCGTTGCCCGCAGCCTGGCGGATATGCGCTTGCCTGATAAGAGCTTTGTTGGTATATACACCGACGACAGGATTGGATTTATTAGCGCCGTTATCGGAGTGCTGACGGCCGGGCATATTTTTGTTCCGATCGACAAAAAGCTACCACCAGAGAGAATAAAAGCACTGTTGCAGGAGGTGTCGCCAGCCGCCGTGATTGTAGATGATGAGACCCGGATTCCTGCGTTTATGGCAGACCTCTGCGTGATAAAGTGGTCGGATAATCCGATTTTTTCTCCACTGTTACCTCCTTCAATTGTCTACGCCCCGGATGATGCGGTGTATGTTTTCTTTACTTCCGGTTCCACGGGAAAACCAAAGGCCATTATAGGCAGGAATGAAAGCCTTTGTCATTTTGTTGAATGGGAAGCCTCCAGGTTGCAGCTGGATGCCTCATGTAGGGTAAGTCAGTTGACAGCCCCAGGCTTCGATGCTATACTTCGTGATATTTTTGTTCCTATACTAACAGGCGGCACTATTTGTATTCCGCCAGACAGGAATCTACTCTTTGATCCGGAGCTGCTGGCGTCGTGGATACAACAACAGCAGATAACGCTGTTACATTGTGTGCCGAGTATATTTCGGGTACTAAACGAGCAAACATTATTTCAAAAAGGATCTACAGCGCTGAAACACATCCTCCTGTCAGGAGAGGAAATAAAAGCCAATGAGTTGAGGCAATGGTATGAAAACTCAGCAGAGGAGGTTCAGCTGGTAAATTTATACGGTCCAACAGAAACAACAATGATTAAGACCTGCTATTTCATCCGCAGGATCGATGGCGGAAATAACAAGGTTGCGGTAGGGAATGCGATCGCCGGTAGCCAGGTATTTATACTGGATGAACGACAACAGCCGGTTCCGCATCTCGTGCCAGGGGATATATATATCCGGACACCCTATAGAACGCTGGGATATTTCCGTGAGGGGAGCCTGGATAAACATACTTTTCAGCCCAACCCATTTAATAGCGGTGATTCGGATGATTTGCTCTACAAAACTGGCGATATCGGCCGTTTACTGGCTAGTGGTGCCCTGGAATATATAGGAAGGAAAGATAATCAGGTGAAGATAAGAGGAAATCGGGTAGCGCCGGGCGAGATAGAAAATATGTTGATTGGATTCCCCGGCATCTCGCAGGCGGCCGTTTTGTCGGTAAAAGATGACAATGGAGAGATTGATTTGGTGGGGTATTATACAGCGAATAAGCAGTTGTCTGTTGCTGTGGTCAGAGACTACCTTGGCAGGACTTTACCGGAATATATGGTGCCCGTCGGCCTCCTGCAAATTACCAGCTGGCCCTTACTGCCAAATGGTAAGCTGGATCGAAATGCGCTGCCTGTGTGGGAAAGAAGCAGCGATGAGTATGTGCTGCCCCGGAATGAGGAAGAATTTAGGGTACAGAAAATATGGTCAGCGATATTATCCTCCGGTAAATCACCTGTTAGTATACATACGAAATTTTTTGACGCTGGTGGAAATTCATTGAAATTAATGAGCCTTATAGCTGGTATTCATCGCGAGTTTGATGTAAGGCTATCCCTGGGCGAAGTTTTTAAAACTCCTACTATTGCAGGTATCAGTACTGCTATCAGAAAAGCCCGTCCATCTTCTTTTCTGCAGCAGCTGCGGCCACGAGAAAAGCAAGCATATTATCCACTAACGCCGTCTCAGCAGCGATTATATTTTCTACAACATCTTCATCCCGATAGCAGGGCCTATACGATGTACCTGAAACTGGATGTAACGGGTTTATCTATAGACAGCATCCACATTGCATTGAATAAGCTGGTGGCAAGACACGAATGTCTGCGAACGTCCTTCCGGCTTTTTAATGAACAGCCCATTCAAATTGTGCACGACCAGCTGGAGCTGGAAGTGGTAGAAATGGAAGAACAGCAACTGGAAGAAGAATTTCTGCAACCTTTTGACCTGTCTGTTGCTCCATTGCTGAAAGCGGTAATTATTGCCGGTAAAGGGAAGAAAAACCTGTTTATAAAAATCCATCATATCATTAATGATGCTGTTACTGAACGGATTTTATCTGAAGAATTCAGTCTGCTGCTACTCGATCAGGCATTGCCACCATTAAGGATTCAATACCGCGATTATGAACGCTGGAAGAATAGCATGACTCATCGAAATCGCGTTGATTTGCAGGCGAAATTCTGGAAAAATGAGCTGGCAGGCAGATTGCCGGATATCATACTCCCTTACGATTATCCTCCCATTGGTAGCGACAAAGAACGACCGGGAACTGTTACTTATTTTAGCCTCCCTCCGACACTCAATGAACAGGTACTTGCATTGCTAAAAGAACATGACCTTACCCTGTTCATGTATTTGTTTACCGTTTATAATGTATTGCTTTATCGTTACAGTCGTAATGAGGAACTGTTGACCGCCTTTCCGGCAGCCGGTAGGAATAATCCTGATCTTGAAAATGTAGCAGGTTTCTTTGTGAACATGCTACTGGTAAGATCTTATCCCAAACCAACACAAAGTTTCTGTAACTATGTTTCTTTTATGAAGGAAAAGATAGGAACAATACTGGAAAACAGTGATTATGAATTTGACTGGCTGATGAAGGATTTACAGCATAGCGGCGTAGGCAGCCACGCCCTGGTGAAAACAGTATTTACAATGCAGCATGCACATCGGTTATACCGCTTCGAGGAAGTAGACGACAACTCCGCTTCGGAATACGCATTCATGAACAACATGGAAACCAAATTTGAGTTATCCCTCGATGCCATTGAGCATACCAATACTACCCGTTTCAGAATATCCTATGCACATAACTTGTTTCATGAGCATACTATTGAAAAGATAAAGGTCCATTTGATAGAAATTATACAGCAAACAACTGCCAATTTTTATCTTACACTTGAAGATATCAGCTTATCGGTGGATAAAAGGAAAGCGAAACTCAGTACAATGAATATGGGTAATGAAGAATTTGATCTCTAG